One part of the Desulfonema ishimotonii genome encodes these proteins:
- a CDS encoding MFS transporter, translated as MEKNAHTEKSQFGLMTTRRFAPFFWTQFLGAFNDNVFKNALIILIAYQGGRHFALDSNILINLAAGLFILPFFLFSASAGQISDKYEKSMLIRRIKIMEILIMGCAAAAFYFDSLLALFLLLFLMGAQSTFFGPVKYSIIPQHLSPGELVGGNAMVGMGTFVSILLGTITGGVMVQMKNGGGWLGATVCTVALAGWAASRGIPEARSVSSDLKLSLNPLTQTWKTIGYARRIHSVFLSVLGISWFWFLGASYLTQIPNFTRVVLKGDEGVVTLLLSMFSVGIGVGSLLCEKLSGRKVELGLVPLGSIGLSIFGIDLFLAYDPPPVETLMSISAFIRTPGSLRVLIDLVLIGIFGGFYIVPLNAFVQMRTEPEYRARVIAANNILNALFMVLSTVMGVLLLGVLDLGIPRFFLIVAVGNIAVAAYIYSVVPEFAMRFLIWMLTHTMYRVRHEGLEQIPDEGPAVLVCNHITYVDGLMIAGSCRRPIRFVIFEPIYRMPLLNFIFRTGKAIPITSEQRNPEIFHRAFEEISQALEDGELICLFPEGRLTTDGEINIFRPGIEKIIRRNPVPVVPLALKGMWGSFFSRKSGAAMTRISGRFWSRVGLVAGAPVMPDAVTADRLRQAVTDLRGHRR; from the coding sequence ATGGAAAAAAACGCCCACACCGAAAAAAGCCAGTTCGGACTGATGACCACCCGGCGATTTGCGCCGTTTTTCTGGACCCAGTTCCTGGGCGCGTTTAACGACAACGTCTTCAAAAACGCCCTCATCATCCTCATCGCGTATCAGGGCGGGCGCCATTTCGCCCTGGACTCCAACATCCTGATCAACCTGGCCGCCGGTCTTTTCATCCTGCCGTTTTTCCTCTTCTCCGCATCGGCCGGGCAGATCTCCGACAAATACGAAAAGTCGATGCTCATCCGCCGGATCAAAATCATGGAAATCCTCATCATGGGGTGCGCTGCGGCCGCCTTCTACTTTGACAGCCTGCTGGCCCTCTTCCTGCTCCTCTTCCTCATGGGCGCACAGTCCACCTTCTTCGGGCCGGTCAAATACAGCATCATCCCCCAGCACCTCAGCCCCGGCGAACTGGTGGGCGGCAATGCCATGGTGGGCATGGGCACCTTTGTCTCCATCCTGCTGGGAACCATTACCGGCGGCGTCATGGTCCAGATGAAAAACGGGGGGGGCTGGCTCGGTGCCACCGTCTGCACCGTGGCCCTTGCCGGATGGGCCGCCAGTCGGGGAATTCCCGAAGCCCGCTCCGTCTCGTCAGATCTGAAACTCAGCCTCAACCCCCTCACCCAGACCTGGAAAACCATCGGCTACGCCCGCCGGATTCACTCGGTCTTTCTCTCGGTCCTGGGCATATCCTGGTTCTGGTTTCTGGGGGCCTCCTATCTGACCCAGATTCCCAACTTCACCCGGGTGGTGCTGAAAGGCGACGAGGGGGTTGTCACACTTCTGCTGAGCATGTTCTCCGTCGGCATCGGCGTCGGATCGCTGCTGTGCGAGAAGCTCTCCGGCCGCAAGGTGGAACTGGGCCTCGTCCCGCTGGGGTCCATCGGACTGAGCATATTCGGCATTGACCTGTTTCTGGCCTATGACCCGCCTCCCGTGGAAACGCTGATGTCCATCAGCGCGTTCATCCGAACCCCCGGCAGCCTCCGGGTGCTGATTGATCTGGTGCTGATCGGCATTTTCGGCGGCTTCTACATCGTGCCCCTCAACGCCTTTGTCCAGATGCGCACGGAGCCGGAATACCGCGCCCGCGTCATCGCCGCCAACAACATCCTCAACGCCCTGTTCATGGTCCTTTCCACCGTCATGGGCGTTCTGCTCCTGGGGGTGCTGGATCTGGGCATTCCCCGGTTTTTCCTGATCGTCGCCGTGGGCAATATCGCAGTGGCTGCCTATATTTACTCGGTCGTGCCGGAATTTGCCATGCGCTTTCTCATCTGGATGCTGACCCACACCATGTACCGGGTCCGGCACGAGGGGCTGGAGCAGATCCCGGACGAGGGGCCTGCCGTGCTGGTATGCAACCACATCACCTATGTGGACGGCCTGATGATCGCCGGTTCGTGCCGCCGGCCCATCCGGTTCGTGATTTTTGAGCCGATCTACCGCATGCCGCTGCTCAACTTCATCTTCCGCACGGGCAAGGCCATTCCCATCACCTCGGAACAGCGCAACCCGGAGATTTTTCACCGGGCCTTTGAGGAGATTTCCCAGGCCCTTGAAGACGGGGAGCTGATCTGCCTCTTTCCCGAAGGCAGGCTGACCACCGACGGGGAGATCAACATCTTCCGGCCCGGCATCGAGAAGATCATCCGCCGGAATCCGGTGCCGGTGGTTCCCCTGGCGTTAAAGGGCATGTGGGGAAGCTTTTTCAGCCGCAAATCAGGGGCCGCCATGACCCGCATCTCCGGCCGGTTCTGGTCCAGAGTGGGACTGGTGGCCGGCGCGCCGGTCATGCCCGATGCCGTGACGGCGGACAGGCTCCGGCAGGCCGTCACGGATCTGCGGGGCCACCGGCGCTGA
- a CDS encoding carboxypeptidase-like regulatory domain-containing protein, with protein sequence MLKKAHEFIIRQFQVKSRKDILLLPFKVLLACFILMEIYDDLMYLATLNNSIRELFYADRALYFGNIKNNELNRVIIALISYLLKRMILLGLFILMWRIKNYFKRKEKLAFAIFLVLLVQLFIPFAASIPVGHWPNWGLLGIFYWDGPYFGRVTDADTGAPITNAHVFGKWEFEYISSPWTGGTSFADARETITDENGFFILPVARASWLWPLSEMRLDELHVFSPGYDSHPPVMHLEWRNDKLKKEVWRKKLKSLCPEYWQKGSPYIRHHVPDADDYVIFVYRHAFHIRCRLFRSCHIRLNQATSFREKYRAAISSFSIGKFMNYKIRQYRKAKNEEIMRLKKM encoded by the coding sequence ATGCTGAAAAAGGCTCATGAATTCATTATCCGTCAGTTTCAGGTGAAGAGCCGGAAAGATATTCTGCTGCTGCCGTTTAAGGTGTTGCTTGCATGTTTCATCCTTATGGAAATTTATGATGACCTCATGTATCTCGCCACCCTTAATAATTCAATACGGGAATTATTTTATGCTGATCGTGCGTTATATTTCGGGAATATTAAAAATAATGAATTGAATCGTGTGATAATAGCACTCATTTCGTATTTGCTGAAACGCATGATTCTTTTGGGCTTGTTTATTCTGATGTGGCGAATTAAGAATTATTTCAAAAGAAAAGAAAAACTGGCATTTGCCATTTTTCTTGTCCTGCTTGTTCAGCTTTTTATTCCGTTTGCAGCCAGTATACCTGTGGGACACTGGCCCAATTGGGGATTACTCGGAATATTCTATTGGGATGGCCCATATTTCGGCAGAGTAACAGATGCGGATACAGGGGCGCCTATCACAAATGCCCATGTTTTCGGGAAATGGGAATTTGAATATATCAGCTCGCCGTGGACAGGCGGAACTTCTTTTGCGGATGCCCGCGAAACAATTACAGATGAAAACGGTTTTTTTATTCTTCCCGTTGCAAGAGCTTCATGGCTTTGGCCTCTGTCGGAAATGCGACTGGACGAACTGCACGTATTCAGTCCCGGATATGATTCCCATCCGCCCGTTATGCATCTTGAATGGAGAAATGATAAACTGAAAAAAGAGGTCTGGCGAAAAAAGTTGAAATCTCTCTGTCCGGAATACTGGCAGAAGGGAAGTCCTTATATCCGGCATCATGTCCCGGATGCTGATGATTATGTCATATTTGTATACAGACATGCGTTTCATATCAGATGCAGGCTTTTCAGGTCGTGCCATATCAGACTGAATCAGGCGACTTCATTCAGAGAAAAGTACAGAGCAGCTATCAGCAGTTTCAGTATTGGCAAATTTATGAACTACAAAATCCGCCAATACCGGAAGGCTAAAAATGAGGAAATTATGCGCCTGAAAAAAATGTGA
- a CDS encoding transposase family protein — protein MSKIPTRLTPSEFEKYVDPYLSKAKRGYICSIPLYKIFNYILYFLYTGCQWKMIPVDRNRDNPDKPEISYQSVYHHFRKWCNDDSLKKLWNGSTESIRSLPNLSELNLDGTHTPAKKGGKSAQYQGRKKTKTTNILPLPDKNGYPLASTEIIAGNHNDAYELEKNLRDLFKDMKQRNLPISGSYFNADSAFDTRGARKVCFNNGVIPNIAENRRGRKKPKRGRKRLFNEKIYKNRFGTERTWAWVDKFKRLLIRFERNDIYFFGLHCIAFAMISLRNLVGEKV, from the coding sequence ATGAGTAAAATACCAACAAGACTGACACCATCGGAGTTTGAAAAATATGTCGATCCTTATCTGAGTAAGGCGAAACGGGGATATATATGTTCGATTCCTCTGTATAAGATTTTCAATTACATCCTTTATTTTCTTTACACCGGCTGCCAGTGGAAAATGATTCCCGTTGACAGGAATCGGGATAATCCCGATAAACCGGAGATCAGTTATCAGTCTGTGTACCATCATTTCCGAAAATGGTGCAATGATGACAGTCTGAAAAAATTATGGAATGGGAGTACCGAAAGCATCAGATCACTTCCTAATCTGTCGGAACTGAACTTGGACGGCACCCATACCCCGGCTAAGAAAGGGGGAAAGTCCGCACAATATCAGGGGCGGAAAAAAACCAAAACAACCAATATCCTGCCACTCCCGGATAAAAACGGTTATCCGCTGGCCTCGACAGAAATCATCGCGGGCAATCACAATGATGCCTACGAGCTTGAAAAGAACCTCCGTGATCTTTTCAAAGACATGAAACAGAGAAATCTGCCGATTTCCGGTTCTTATTTCAACGCAGATTCCGCATTTGATACCAGAGGGGCGCGGAAGGTCTGTTTTAATAACGGTGTGATACCGAATATAGCTGAAAACAGGCGCGGACGTAAGAAGCCGAAAAGAGGAAGGAAAAGACTTTTCAACGAGAAGATATATAAAAACCGGTTCGGCACGGAACGGACATGGGCATGGGTTGACAAATTCAAACGCCTGCTCATCCGTTTTGAACGGAATGATATTTATTTCTTCGGACTTCATTGTATTGCTTTTGCGATGATCAGTCTCCGAAATTTAGTCGGAGAAAAAGTTTAA
- a CDS encoding methyl-accepting chemotaxis protein, translating into MNKVFPSFGKSIPARLLFINLLMVALFSLICLAVFFSFAHIKGVLKNGLTRQLDQIVRNGQTERALAQVLSDTTLLFNTFYGDHEGLKTGGESLVKKITLLTVQARDPHLNSSLKAFLEKIQEEIRRCAAVNRNRQAVEALDHQLGGTLEDLANTASNTMLDMTLAGEDTATIEQLVFMIAGYRETPPKMMIRFNRLGLRFFEKPVGEKHPILSLLESLRLRLQILNTADGKISRFGDQLTAHVDAYRDTILRFHRVAAELQVQRQAVDSEKQRLLSILEKMDMTMARTVGDGVNALSERLDRWIVLAVASALLMTLAVLTLSFLQSRAITRSLKQIIGGLSEASGKLTRASGHASHASRQIAADTSEQAGALEQTATALEEMDAMTGQNAENAGQADRIVNRSARVIRKITRSVSRLNGAMGAISGASQETRSIIRTIDAIAFQTRLLALNAAVEAARAGEAGAGFAVVAEEVRHLAMQSAESAKNTATMIQETIGKVAEGDDLVSDFSKIFSGMDADAGQMNRIVSEVAASSTEQARGINQINLAISEMDKGVQRNAASSEALVCTFEEMQLRISHVDGRVRELTALAGTGRTFFET; encoded by the coding sequence ATGAACAAGGTATTTCCGTCTTTTGGCAAGAGTATCCCCGCAAGGCTCCTATTTATCAACCTGCTGATGGTCGCGCTGTTCAGCCTGATCTGTCTGGCCGTCTTTTTTTCATTTGCCCACATCAAAGGGGTTCTGAAAAACGGACTGACCCGGCAACTTGATCAGATTGTCAGAAACGGCCAGACCGAGAGAGCGCTGGCCCAGGTTCTGTCGGACACCACGCTTTTGTTCAACACCTTTTACGGGGATCACGAGGGCCTGAAAACGGGCGGAGAATCGCTTGTTAAAAAGATCACGCTGCTCACCGTTCAGGCCCGTGATCCGCATCTGAATTCATCCCTGAAGGCCTTTTTGGAAAAAATTCAGGAGGAGATTCGACGGTGTGCGGCGGTCAACCGGAACCGGCAGGCGGTTGAGGCGCTGGATCATCAGCTCGGGGGTACGCTGGAGGATCTGGCGAACACCGCATCCAACACGATGCTCGATATGACACTGGCGGGTGAGGATACAGCGACCATTGAACAGCTGGTCTTTATGATTGCCGGTTATCGTGAAACCCCGCCGAAAATGATGATCCGGTTCAACCGGCTGGGGCTGAGGTTCTTTGAAAAGCCGGTCGGAGAAAAACACCCGATCCTTTCCCTTCTGGAAAGTCTGCGTCTGCGGCTTCAGATTCTCAACACCGCGGACGGTAAAATATCCCGCTTCGGGGATCAGCTTACGGCCCATGTGGACGCCTACCGGGACACCATTCTCCGGTTTCACCGGGTGGCTGCGGAATTGCAGGTGCAGCGTCAGGCCGTGGACAGCGAAAAGCAGCGCCTGCTCTCCATACTTGAAAAGATGGACATGACAATGGCCCGGACCGTCGGCGACGGGGTGAACGCCCTGTCCGAACGGCTGGATCGGTGGATTGTGCTGGCCGTTGCATCCGCCCTGCTGATGACGTTGGCGGTCCTGACCCTGTCATTTCTGCAAAGCCGGGCCATTACCCGCTCCCTGAAGCAGATCATCGGCGGACTGAGTGAGGCGTCCGGCAAACTGACCCGGGCGTCGGGCCATGCGTCACACGCCAGCCGGCAGATCGCTGCCGACACGTCCGAACAGGCAGGTGCCCTGGAACAAACCGCCACTGCCCTTGAAGAGATGGATGCCATGACCGGCCAGAATGCGGAAAACGCGGGCCAGGCCGACCGGATTGTAAACCGGTCCGCCCGTGTCATCCGCAAAATCACCCGGTCAGTCAGTCGGCTCAACGGCGCTATGGGGGCCATTTCCGGGGCCAGCCAGGAGACCCGGAGCATCATCAGAACCATCGACGCCATCGCCTTTCAGACCCGCCTTCTGGCGCTGAATGCCGCAGTGGAGGCCGCACGGGCCGGAGAGGCCGGGGCCGGTTTTGCCGTGGTTGCGGAAGAGGTCCGGCATCTGGCGATGCAGTCGGCGGAATCGGCGAAAAATACAGCGACAATGATTCAGGAGACGATCGGGAAAGTGGCCGAGGGCGATGATCTGGTTTCCGATTTCAGCAAAATTTTTTCCGGGATGGATGCCGATGCCGGTCAGATGAACAGGATCGTCAGCGAAGTGGCGGCCAGCTCGACCGAACAGGCCCGGGGGATCAATCAGATCAACCTGGCCATCAGCGAAATGGACAAAGGGGTTCAGCGGAACGCCGCCAGCAGCGAAGCGCTGGTCTGTACATTTGAGGAGATGCAGTTGCGCATCAGCCATGTGGACGGGCGGGTCCGTGAGCTGACCGCCCTTGCCGGAACCGGCCGGACTTTTTTTGAAACGTAA
- a CDS encoding DUF4198 domain-containing protein — protein MKNGIRITSLLAFLLLVSSTAWAHFGMLIPSDNMVMQTDARNVTLTASFSHPFEMVGMELETPKAFGVAVNGKKADLLGTLKPVQVMGHAAWQTDYAIKRPGVYMFFMEPKPYWEPAEDSFIIHYTKTVVTAFGDDEGWDGELGLKTEIVPLSKPYGLYAGNVFQGIVKLNGQAVPYAEVEVEFYNKDKKAEAPTDYMVTQTLKADANGVFTYAAPRAGWWGFAALNGADFKITHDGQERDVELGAVIWVKFENWVQK, from the coding sequence ATGAAAAACGGTATTCGGATCACATCACTGCTTGCGTTTCTGCTGCTTGTCTCTTCCACGGCCTGGGCCCACTTCGGCATGCTGATCCCTTCGGACAACATGGTCATGCAGACGGATGCCCGGAACGTGACGCTGACCGCCTCTTTCTCCCACCCCTTTGAAATGGTGGGGATGGAGCTGGAAACGCCCAAAGCCTTCGGCGTCGCTGTCAACGGCAAAAAGGCCGACCTGCTCGGTACGCTGAAACCGGTTCAGGTCATGGGCCACGCGGCCTGGCAGACGGATTACGCCATCAAAAGGCCGGGCGTCTATATGTTCTTCATGGAACCCAAGCCCTACTGGGAACCGGCTGAGGATTCGTTTATCATCCACTACACCAAAACCGTCGTGACCGCCTTTGGCGATGACGAGGGATGGGATGGCGAGCTTGGGCTGAAGACGGAGATTGTCCCGCTCTCAAAGCCTTACGGGCTCTACGCCGGAAACGTGTTTCAGGGCATTGTCAAGCTCAACGGTCAGGCGGTCCCCTACGCCGAAGTGGAGGTGGAGTTCTACAACAAAGATAAAAAGGCCGAGGCCCCCACAGATTATATGGTCACTCAAACCCTGAAGGCCGATGCCAACGGCGTTTTCACCTATGCCGCGCCCAGGGCCGGATGGTGGGGATTTGCCGCTTTGAACGGCGCGGACTTCAAAATCACACATGACGGCCAGGAGCGGGATGTGGA
- a CDS encoding FkbM family methyltransferase, whose product MNHSHDGADAFKTYLTRGNQFYKNKQLREAEECYRKAIELQPRAFGVYNNLGAVYRGQGKLDAAIRSFRRALALKPDSADMNNNIGALFHEQGHSAEAEQYFLRALQLNPNAKDAHYNLGLVYQKQGRLSEAIRSYQSALNLKSDYAEAHHNMGAVLIKQGRFEEAEASLDKALSIRPDYFKVNVDQALLLLLHGNLAEGWRKYEYRYRIKEAAYLKKTEPKWDGTPMPGKTLLVTYEQGLGDTLQFARYLPLARQRCGRLIFLCQKALRPLFEKFPGVDALADDADKARFDAGIGLLSLPHIFGTTLENIPADTPYIFAPPEKTGFWEKYRTPDWFNVGLVWAGNPRHQGDWNRSLHLSDFAPLAEAPHVVFHSLQVGQRSEEADTPPEGMHLRNFTRHLKNFADTAGLIEHLDLVITVDTSVAHLAGAMGKPVWMLVPYVPDWRWLLEREDTRWYPTMRLFRQPGFGNWKDVLDRMGRTLREWTIGEKGVPETRTAPPPVAVPEAPVSQVVDLSLSKQNHVPVAVSGVQPDADEREALDWYRQGGGWLRKKDYGQALQCFEKAVNRRPDYPEAWFNLGVIWRTRGNPARAVSCFERAVALAPANAEAHLGLGVSLQEQGRYDAALNSYEQALTLKPDHVEALIGIGIVLKELDRPDEALARYEEARRLSPKHVEVHKGLGMVLRELGQFEEALASYQKILEMAPNHAPVYVSIANTRKAMGHMDRAAENYRKAIALKPDYAEAHLFLGLLLLLQGRFAEGWREYAWRWKAAPLKSEAGKYAMPLWDGTSLGSRTILLHSEQGFGDSIQFVRYAAQVKAAGAKVVLTCEPPLKRLFEGIPVIDEVREKNTPQPPADAHASLLTLAQIFKTDAESIPAPVPYLSVDETIREKWRARVGDAEGLKVGIVWAGNPTHKKDRLRSIPPDSLEPVLNVPGVRFFSLQKGEQAEALRQHEAIGRRVTDLAPDLTDFAETAGAISALDLVISVDTAVAHLAGALGVPVWVLLPFVPDWRWLLEGEGTPWYPTMRLFRQTAHAQWEPVFERVVAALGEAASSFPEKTAALVPLQKSSDEGPGKFSVQLSDNNKNRADMLTDMKNQTDTNKITGIRQCCHGIMMYLRKDMYVGRSLELYGEFSEGETDIFRQLIHPGDVIIEAGANIGAHTVFLAKTVGPKGFVIAYEPQRFIHQILCANIALNEMPNVHARQAAVGSAEGRISVPALDYGQTYNFGGVSLGQSPSSGESVPVETIDSLKLPRLRLIKADVEGMESEVIRGGRNTIEKLRPVLYVENDRKEKSEALIALIQELNYRLWWHLPPLFNPNNFAGCRENVFGKIVSVNLLCIPRESPANITGLKEVKSPGDHWH is encoded by the coding sequence ATGAATCATTCTCATGACGGCGCGGACGCCTTTAAAACATATCTGACCCGGGGCAATCAGTTCTACAAAAACAAACAGCTCAGAGAGGCCGAAGAATGTTACAGGAAGGCCATAGAGCTGCAGCCCAGGGCATTCGGGGTGTACAACAACCTGGGTGCGGTCTACCGGGGGCAGGGCAAGCTTGACGCGGCCATCCGAAGCTTCCGCCGTGCCTTGGCACTGAAGCCCGACAGCGCCGATATGAACAACAATATCGGTGCCCTGTTCCACGAACAGGGGCACTCTGCCGAGGCGGAGCAGTATTTTCTCCGGGCGCTGCAACTCAACCCCAACGCAAAGGACGCCCACTACAATCTGGGCCTTGTCTATCAGAAACAGGGCCGGCTGTCCGAGGCGATCCGCAGTTATCAGAGTGCCCTCAACCTGAAATCAGACTATGCCGAAGCCCATCACAACATGGGGGCCGTGCTGATCAAACAGGGCCGGTTTGAAGAGGCCGAAGCGTCGCTGGACAAAGCCCTTTCCATCAGACCGGACTATTTCAAGGTGAACGTGGATCAGGCCCTGCTGCTGCTGTTGCACGGCAATCTGGCCGAGGGATGGCGGAAATACGAATACCGCTACCGGATCAAAGAGGCCGCATATCTGAAAAAGACGGAGCCGAAATGGGACGGGACGCCCATGCCCGGCAAAACCCTGCTGGTGACCTATGAACAGGGGCTGGGGGATACGCTTCAGTTTGCGCGCTACCTGCCCTTGGCGCGACAGCGCTGCGGACGGCTGATCTTTCTCTGCCAGAAAGCGCTCCGGCCCCTGTTTGAAAAATTTCCCGGCGTGGACGCCCTGGCAGATGATGCGGACAAGGCCCGGTTTGATGCGGGCATCGGCCTGCTGAGCCTGCCCCATATTTTCGGCACCACCCTGGAGAACATCCCTGCGGATACGCCTTATATCTTCGCCCCGCCGGAGAAGACCGGCTTCTGGGAAAAATACCGGACCCCGGACTGGTTCAACGTGGGGCTGGTGTGGGCCGGAAACCCGCGCCATCAGGGGGACTGGAACCGTTCGCTCCATCTCTCGGATTTTGCGCCCCTGGCCGAAGCGCCCCATGTGGTCTTTCACAGCCTCCAGGTGGGGCAGCGGTCCGAAGAGGCCGACACGCCGCCGGAGGGAATGCACCTCCGCAACTTCACCCGTCATCTGAAAAATTTTGCCGACACGGCCGGGCTGATCGAGCATCTGGATCTGGTCATCACCGTGGATACCAGCGTGGCCCATCTGGCCGGGGCCATGGGAAAGCCGGTCTGGATGCTGGTCCCCTACGTGCCGGACTGGCGCTGGCTTCTGGAGCGCGAGGACACGCGCTGGTATCCCACCATGCGGCTGTTCCGTCAGCCGGGATTCGGCAACTGGAAAGACGTGCTGGACCGCATGGGCCGGACCCTCCGGGAGTGGACTATCGGAGAAAAAGGCGTGCCGGAAACCCGGACAGCGCCCCCGCCCGTGGCAGTGCCGGAAGCACCCGTGTCCCAGGTGGTGGACCTGAGCCTTTCAAAGCAGAACCATGTGCCGGTGGCGGTCAGCGGGGTGCAGCCGGACGCGGATGAGCGAGAGGCCCTTGACTGGTACCGGCAGGGGGGCGGATGGCTTCGGAAAAAGGATTACGGACAGGCGTTGCAATGTTTTGAAAAGGCCGTTAACCGGCGACCGGATTATCCCGAAGCCTGGTTCAATCTGGGGGTGATCTGGCGGACACGGGGCAATCCGGCCCGTGCGGTCTCCTGTTTTGAGCGGGCCGTGGCCCTGGCCCCGGCAAATGCCGAGGCCCATCTGGGGCTGGGGGTTTCCCTTCAGGAACAGGGGCGCTATGACGCAGCCCTGAACAGCTATGAACAGGCCCTGACCCTCAAGCCCGACCATGTGGAGGCGTTGATCGGCATCGGCATTGTTCTAAAGGAACTGGACCGGCCCGATGAGGCGCTGGCCCGTTATGAAGAGGCCCGTCGCCTCAGCCCGAAGCATGTGGAGGTTCACAAGGGGCTGGGCATGGTACTCCGGGAGCTGGGGCAATTTGAGGAAGCGCTGGCGAGTTACCAAAAAATTCTGGAGATGGCCCCGAACCACGCCCCGGTTTATGTCAGCATTGCCAACACCCGGAAGGCCATGGGCCATATGGACCGGGCGGCTGAAAACTACCGGAAGGCCATCGCCCTGAAGCCCGACTATGCGGAGGCCCATCTTTTTCTGGGATTGCTGCTGCTGCTTCAGGGAAGATTCGCCGAGGGGTGGCGGGAATATGCGTGGCGTTGGAAGGCGGCCCCGCTGAAGTCGGAGGCGGGCAAATATGCCATGCCGCTCTGGGACGGCACGTCTTTGGGGAGCCGGACGATTCTGCTTCACTCGGAGCAGGGCTTCGGGGATTCGATTCAGTTTGTCCGCTATGCGGCCCAGGTCAAGGCGGCCGGCGCAAAGGTGGTGCTGACGTGCGAACCGCCGCTGAAGCGGCTGTTTGAGGGGATTCCGGTTATCGACGAGGTGCGGGAGAAAAACACCCCGCAGCCGCCTGCGGACGCCCACGCCTCGCTACTCACCCTTGCGCAGATTTTCAAGACGGACGCGGAGTCGATCCCGGCCCCTGTGCCCTATCTGAGCGTGGATGAGACGATACGGGAAAAATGGCGGGCACGGGTCGGGGATGCGGAGGGCCTGAAAGTGGGCATTGTCTGGGCCGGAAATCCCACCCACAAAAAGGACCGGCTGCGCTCGATTCCGCCGGACAGCCTTGAGCCGGTGCTGAACGTGCCGGGCGTTCGGTTTTTCAGCCTTCAGAAGGGGGAACAGGCCGAGGCCCTGCGGCAGCACGAGGCCATCGGGCGGCGGGTGACGGATCTGGCCCCGGATCTGACCGATTTTGCCGAAACCGCCGGGGCCATTTCCGCCCTGGATCTGGTGATCAGCGTGGACACTGCCGTGGCCCATCTGGCCGGGGCGCTGGGGGTTCCGGTATGGGTGCTGCTGCCCTTTGTCCCGGACTGGCGCTGGCTTCTGGAGGGAGAGGGTACGCCCTGGTATCCCACCATGCGCCTGTTCCGCCAGACCGCCCACGCCCAATGGGAGCCGGTATTTGAACGGGTTGTGGCGGCGCTGGGGGAGGCGGCTTCATCGTTTCCGGAAAAGACAGCCGCGCTTGTCCCTCTGCAAAAATCCTCTGATGAGGGGCCAGGGAAATTTTCAGTGCAACTATCAGACAATAATAAAAACCGGGCGGATATGCTGACCGATATGAAAAATCAGACGGATACAAATAAAATTACCGGGATCAGACAATGCTGCCACGGCATTATGATGTACCTCCGGAAAGACATGTATGTGGGACGCTCCCTTGAACTTTACGGCGAATTTTCCGAAGGTGAGACTGATATTTTCCGCCAGCTCATACATCCCGGAGACGTGATTATCGAGGCCGGTGCCAATATCGGTGCCCACACGGTTTTTCTTGCAAAAACAGTCGGCCCGAAAGGTTTTGTTATCGCCTATGAACCCCAGCGCTTTATTCATCAGATTCTCTGCGCCAATATCGCGCTGAACGAAATGCCCAATGTACATGCCCGGCAGGCGGCTGTCGGCAGTGCGGAAGGCCGGATCAGCGTTCCGGCGCTGGATTACGGGCAGACATATAATTTCGGCGGCGTATCACTGGGACAGTCTCCCAGCAGTGGCGAATCGGTTCCGGTTGAGACCATTGATTCGCTTAAACTGCCACGGCTCAGGCTGATCAAGGCCGACGTCGAAGGAATGGAGTCAGAAGTCATCAGGGGGGGACGAAACACAATAGAAAAGCTGAGGCCTGTTCTCTACGTTGAGAATGACCGGAAAGAAAAGTCAGAAGCCCTGATTGCCCTGATTCAGGAGTTAAACTACCGGTTATGGTGGCATCTGCCCCCCCTCTTTAATCCGAATAATTTTGCCGGATGCCGGGAAAATGTCTTTGGCAAAATCGTTTCGGTCAACCTGCTGTGCATTCCCCGTGAATCACCGGCAAATATCACGGGACTGAAAGAAGTAAAAAGTCCGGGAGATCACTGGCATTAA